Genomic segment of Ignavibacteriales bacterium:
ACTCCTATTCTTTCAAAATCTTTTCTAATATCAAAATCCTTCGAAAGTTTGTCTTCAAAAAATTTATTAAACTCATGCTCGTCCATCTTGCCAAGTATCATTTTAGAAACAACAGTAGCTTCATCTATGTTGCGAATGATTAATGACGGCGCTGTTTGCTTGCTGTGAGAAAATGTTGCGCGTGTTTCTTCATGTTTCGCTTTGCCGTGAATTATTACAGTAAAATTTTCTTTCCCTAAATCTTCTGCGCGGTTCCATACTTTTTCAACAAACGGGCATGTGGTGTTAAACTCAACTGTATCAATGCCTTTTTTCTTCAGCAATGATTCTATTTCCAGGGTAGTGCCGAATGCAGGAATAATAACAATGTCGTTTGAATTTACTTCGTCCCACTCAACAAACTGATTTCCATATGCGTCCATAATAAACTTAACACCGCGGCTTTGCAGATCTAAGTTCACAAGCGGATTGTGAATCATTTCGCTTAAAAGAAAAATTCTTTTACCGGGATTTTCTTCAATTGTTTTATATGCAATCTCGATGGCATTCTCAACTCCGTAACAAAATCCGAAATGCCGCGCGATCAAAAATTTAACCGGACCAAAATCGAGAGCGGTTGGTGAAAAATCTTTTTTGCGCGGATCTTCGTTTTTACGTAACTCTTTTAGTTTAGAGATTATCGGACTTCGATAATAATCCGGTATTTCAAATATTTTCATTCTGCATCTACTCCAGCGTAATTACAAATTCATTTAGGTGCTAACTGCGCTGCGAGAAAAATTATCTCTCGCCAAAGAACAAAATTATTTTGAAGTGAATAAGATCTTTCCGCCTACAATTGTAAACAAAACTTTCGTATTCAGGATTTCGTCATCGCTGCATTTTAGCAAATCATTCGAAAGTATAACAATATCAGCAAGCTTTCCGACTTTAATTGATCCTTTTATGTTTTCTTCAAAAGTTGCAAATGCCCCATTGATTGTATAAGATTTTAGCGCTTCGAGTCGCGACATTTTTTGATCCCCGTAAAAAACTATTCCATCGGCATTTTTTCTTGTAACTGAAGAATAAAAACATTTAATAGGATCAACGTCTTCAACGGGTGCGTCTGTTCCGTTGCAAATAGTTGCACCGCTATTGATAAGTTTTTTCCAAACATATGCGCCTTCTTCCGCCCGCTTATTACCAATTCTCTCCGGAACGAAAGTTGCGTCCGATGTGCAATGCACGCCTTGCATTGCAGCAATAACTCCAAGTTTAGCAAAGCGTGGAATGTCTTGGGCTGATAAATGCTGTGCATGTTCGATGCACCAACGCAAACCTTTTTTGCCAGGATGTTTTTTAAATATTTCTTCGTAAATGTTCAGAACCTCGCGGTTGCCTCGATCGCCAATTGCATGAATACGCATTTGGAATCCGTTTGATATTGCCAACTCGGAAATTTCTTTCAGTTCATTCAATGGAGTTACGTTTGAACCGGAGTGATTTGGAAAATCGCTGTATGGTTCAAGCATCCACGCACCGCGCGAACCGAGAGCCCCGTCAATATATTGCTTTACGGATCTAACAGTTAAATGATTATCTCCGTATCCAATCGTAAAATAATTTTTTAGTTTCTTTTTCATATTAGCAATAGAATCACCAATCATAACATTTAACCGCACAGCAAGTTTTTTTTCGTCAACAA
This window contains:
- a CDS encoding amidohydrolase yields the protein MNSKYLFKNFALLIILLLIQSCGGKKTVVKNPADLVLINGIIATVEDDNPTVEAIAVKDGKIFAVGSTSEIEKYVGDSTHVIDLKGKFVMPGFNDSHAHFLGIGNSKQILDLREAKNWDEVIEIVAKASETAKPGEWIIGRGWHQEKFNPKPMPNVNGYPVHNELSKATPRNPVMLTHASGHAVFANEKSMQICNVNRNTPDPNGGTIERDSLGNPIGVFEENAENLIRKYYDEYLSKRTPEQILDNYEKQISLASDDCLKKGITSCTDAGEPFDVIDILKKFVDEKKLAVRLNVMIGDSIANMKKKLKNYFTIGYGDNHLTVRSVKQYIDGALGSRGAWMLEPYSDFPNHSGSNVTPLNELKEISELAISNGFQMRIHAIGDRGNREVLNIYEEIFKKHPGKKGLRWCIEHAQHLSAQDIPRFAKLGVIAAMQGVHCTSDATFVPERIGNKRAEEGAYVWKKLINSGATICNGTDAPVEDVDPIKCFYSSVTRKNADGIVFYGDQKMSRLEALKSYTINGAFATFEENIKGSIKVGKLADIVILSNDLLKCSDDEILNTKVLFTIVGGKILFTSK
- a CDS encoding 4-hydroxy-3-methylbut-2-enyl diphosphate reductase, which translates into the protein MKIFEIPDYYRSPIISKLKELRKNEDPRKKDFSPTALDFGPVKFLIARHFGFCYGVENAIEIAYKTIEENPGKRIFLLSEMIHNPLVNLDLQSRGVKFIMDAYGNQFVEWDEVNSNDIVIIPAFGTTLEIESLLKKKGIDTVEFNTTCPFVEKVWNRAEDLGKENFTVIIHGKAKHEETRATFSHSKQTAPSLIIRNIDEATVVSKMILGKMDEHEFNKFFEDKLSKDFDIRKDFERIGVVNQTTMLASETQAIADLLRETMIKKYGAENLKEHFADTRDTLCYATNDNQSATIGLKQEEADLAIVIGGYNSSNASHLVELLGEKFTTYFISGAEKIISEKLINHFDIQSRREKATEDYLPRKAKITIAITSGASCPDSVVDDVLNNLLSFFHGTKKLEEILKSLQP